The DNA window CCGGCTCGGTGTCTTTAGCAGTCCTTTATTCCAACCAGCTTGCTCGCCGCCACCCGGCATCGCCGTGCGCTCACCGTTCTCCCCCGCGGGCATCCGACGGCTCCGGGCTGCTCaccgccccgcagcccccggcagCGCCTCTCCCCCCGCTGCGGACCCCCCAGCGCCGGGCGGGGCTCGGCCGAGGGCCGGGGGGACGTACCTGGATGCCGACACCGTGGCGGATTCCCGGGAGGAATGCGCATCCTTACACGCGAGCCGACGGAGCCCCGGGCcgcgaggaggaggaggaggaggaggaggagaaggaggaggaggaggaggaaggggtcACGTCTTCAGCGGGGAAAAACGGGAGCCCAGACGGCCAGGCTGCCCGCGGCACCGAGGGACAGGGCTCGTCCGGAGCACGGGGACCCTCCGCGGCCAAAAAGGGGCCGCGCGGGAGGGGTTTTGCCCAGGGAGCGACCCTGGAGGGACCAGAGGAGGGACCCCGCTGTGGCCGAGTCCTCCAGGGTGGTCCTGCTGCCGGGAAAGCCTGAGACCTGAGCGGGGGAAGGTGGAGGAGAGGGTTTGGTGGTCTATTGTCACCGCACTTCCCGTGGGGtgaggaaaaagagggagaagggacagggaaggagCCCGAAGTGCTCCCGGGGGAGACTCACCCGGCTGCCCCGTGGTCCCGCTCGGCCGCCGGGCTTCCCCGAGGAATCCCCGAGGAATCGCTTTGTGGAGGGTGCCGGCTCCCGACGGCTGGGCCCCCAGGGCCGCCCTACTCGCCTTGGTTTTAATTAAACAGATAAAGCAAAGACACTCCATGCCCGGCCCGCGGGGCTCTGCCGCTCCGGGAAACCCCCGGGGGCTCCGGGGGAGCCGCTCCCGCAGCCGGTCAGCGGCGCTGCCCCTCATAAAAGGCCAGCGGGAGGCTCACGGTGGCTGCCGCGGTGTCTCACAGCTGGAATGGTGTCCAGGGCACCGTGCCACACCCAGGGAACCGTCTGGTGCACGAGGGTCCCgtggcagcccccagcacagggtcCAGCCCCGGCTGCATCCAGCGCttggtgtccccatccctgcccgcAAAACCCATCCGAAGGTGACACCGCCTCCTGGCGGGGTGGCCCGGGAGAGGAGAGCGGCCCGTGGGGCAGACAGGGAGAGGCAGTTTTTGGGAGGAGGCATCGCTCCGGGGAGCTCAGCCGGGGCCGGAGGCTGACGCCGGGATGCGGAGCGCCCTGCCCGGGGAGCGGAGGCAGCCGGTGCCGTGCAGCAGAgcggggagcagcagcagcagcagagcagggtgtcACCGTCCCCCCACCCCGGTAATGTCACCCGAGGGGTGCAGCACCCGGGGTCGagcacatccctgtccccagctggacCCCAGCATCCCCTGGCTGTTTGGGGAGCCCCTgagagcacccccagctctgaaGCAGGAGCCAATTGTCCCccaaaagaggagaaaacatcccaaaatgtgctgccagccaggctgcccgTGGCTGGAGGGTTTTGGGACCGGGGCTGCACCCCTGGCATGGGTGAGGGAAGCGTTAGTGGCAGTTTAGGGGAGGCTGGCTGggtgagggagggcagggggtgcctgtgctggggccaggcagcTCTACCTGAGAAGAAATGGGCTTTGAAGCCCTTTTTGGAGACGGTGTTGTCGGACTTGAACTCGATCCTCATGTTGTTGTACTGGGAGGTGATGACCTCGGGCTTCTCGGCGCCGCAGAACTTCCCGTGCAGCTTGGAGTCAGCCGTGAGCCCACTGCGCACCTCCACGAAGTCGTACTTGCACACCTGGGGGGTgacacggggctggggacaccgtggTGCCACCCTGGGGGccaccagcagcccctgagAGCACCCCAGCTCTGAAGTAGGAGCCAATTGTTCCCCAAAAGAGGAGAAAACCTCCCAAAatgtgctgccagcacagctgcctgtgGCTGGAGGGCTTTGGGACAAGGGGCTGCACCCCCACTTCTGAAGTAGGAGCCAATTGTCCCCCAAAAGAGGATAAAACCTCCCAAACTGTGCTGCCAGCAAGGGATTTGGAGCTGCACCTTGGTGTGGGcaaggggtggcacagggcagggaggggctgctccCCCCACTCACATCGTTGCCCTCGGTCTCGAAGAAGTCGAACTGGAGGGAGATGCGGTACTGGGTGGGGGCCACCAGCTGCCAGATGCAGTTCTTGTTGGGGGGATACTCCTTGGGCCACCCCGGGCTGGTGATGGAGCCGTTGAGCTTGGTGAGGAAACCTCCGCAGGCGGCTGCAGGGCGGCACCACCCAGCGCCCGTCACCTccacggggctgggggcacgGCAAGGGGCAcggggggggttttggggggggtgtcAGGGGACACTCACCCTCGCAGCGGCGCTTGTCGGATGCCAGCTCGTAGCCAGGGTCACAGGCACACTTGTAGCTGCCCAGGGTGTTGACGCAGCGCTGCTCGCAGCCGCCGTTGTTGGGGCGGGAGCACTCGTCCATCTCTGGGCAGGGCACGGCGGGTGAGCGGCCGGGGggctgcagcacccccagcaccccccggAGCACCCCCCAAACCTTTGAAGAAGTTGACGGCGAAGCCGGCCTTGTTGATGGAGCCGTCGGAGACAAATTTCATCCAGAGCTTGTTGGAGGTGCTCTTGATGTCGTCGGGTTTGTCGTAGCCGCAGTAGCGGCCGATGAGGCTGCTGGAGTCGCTGCTCCCGTCGCGGATCTCCAGGTAGTCGTAGGCACAGCTGTCGTGACGCTCGATCTGGGGGGCAGGACAGTGCCACAGTCAGACGGCACGGTAAGAAAGAAGGTGTCACAGTAAGGTGTCACAGTCAGATGGCCAGTGAGATGGCCAGTAAGATGGATGTCATAAGATGTCACAATAAGATGTCACAGTAAGACAGATGTCACAGTGAGACGGCCAGTATGATGTCACAGTAAGGTGTCACAGTAAGATGTCATAATAAGAAAGAAGTCACAATAAGATGGTCAGTAAGATGCCACAATAAGATGTCACAGTAAGAAAGATGTCACAGTAAGATGGCCAGTACAATGTCACAATAAGGTGTCACAGTAAGATGTCGCAGTAAGAAGTCACAGTAAGAAAGATAGCACAGTAAGATGTCATAGCAAGGTGTCACAGCAAGGTGTCACAGTAAGATGGACAGTAAGATGTCACAGTAAGATGTCACAGTAAGACAGATGTCACAGTAAGGTGTCACAGTAAGAAAGATGCCACAGTAAGATGTCACAGCGAGGAGTCACAATAAGGTGACCAGTAAGACGTCAGAGTAAGAACGAAGTCACAGTAAGATGTGACAGTAAGATGTCACAGCAAGGTGTCACAGTAAGGTGGCCAGGAAGATGGACAGTAAGATGGACAGTAAGATGGATGTCGCAGTAAGGTGTCACAATAAGATGTCACAGTAAGATGGCCAGTAAGATGTCACAGTAAGGTGTCACAGTAAGAAAGATGTCACAGTAAGATGTCACAATAAGATGTCACAATAAGGTGGCCAGTAAGATGTCACAGTAAGAAAAAAGTCACAGTAAGATGGTCAGTAAGATGCCACAGTAAGATGGCCAGTAAGAAAGATGTCACAGTAAGGTGTCACAGCAAGGTGTCACAGTAAGATGACCAGTAAGATGTCACAGTAAGATGGCCAGGAAGATGTCACAATAAAAAAGACACCACAGTAAGGTGTCACAGTAAGACAGATGTCACAGTAAGGCGGCCAGTACGATGTCACAGTAAGAAAGATGTCACAGTAAGATGGCCAGTAATATGTCACAGTAAGGTGTCACAGTAAGGTGTCACAGTAAGATGTCGCAGTAAGAAGTAACAGTAAGAAAGATACCACAGTAAGATGTCACAGCAAGGTGTCACAGTAAGGTGTCACAGTAAGGTGTCACAGTAAGACAGATGTCACAGTAAGGCGGCCAGTACGATGTCACAGTAAGAAAGATGTCACAGTAAGATGGCCAGTAAGGTGTCACAGTAAGGTGTCACAGTAAGATGGCCAGTAAGGTGTCACAGTAAGGTGTCACAGTAAGATGGCCAGTAAGGTGTCACAGTAAGGTGTCACAGTAAGGTGTCACAGTAAGATGGCCAGTAAGGTGTCACAGTAAGATGTCGCAGTAAGAAGTAACAGTAAGAAAGATACCACAGTAAGATGTCACAGCAAGGGTGTCACAGTAAGGTGTCACAGTAAGACAGATGTCACAGTAAGACAGATGTCACAGTAAGACAACCCCCGGCAGGGTAACAGTTGATACAGACTCCATGCATTCACAGAGGGCTGATCAATCATCTTTACTAAGAAACCCATTGTTCTTTTTGATCTTAGTCTGCTACAGGTTGACTTGATTGGTCCTGTAATTAAAACACCATCACTATTGGTTAATTAAGAAACCCCCCTTTGGGAAACAAATCTCCCCAGCccattccacatgttcacaatGGCAGGTGCAGCGAGTTAAGATCAGAATTgctcctcattcttttctctgatcctctcacagccttttccagagcaatgcctgggaaagttgtgtTTCTCTCCGTGgtcacagctgctgccacagaacAGGGGTGGTTTTGtctcagcacccccaaacccttcccacccCTGTCctgaggggaaactgaggcacagaggcGTTGCTGATGGATGCAGCAGCCCCAAGCCCACCCTGAAGGAGCACTGGGATGAGGAGacgacccctccccagcctcgGGGATATAGGGATGTGCCTCCTGTtgatggagtgacaaaactctcctttgtctcctcaaaatggaaaagagcccagaagtttctctcctcaattagaaaagacacctcataggcttgggggacttcacctcaaacttaaggatggCCAAttggacaggagccaaaaagtcccacctgagcaatttactagaaaaagaagagaacaaagaaactgatcacttttgtgaggtgttttaccaggacctcttgcacctggctcggtttttccctgtgaagagttttgttattttgcctttcatTAAAACCTCTTTATTtccaacactgccacagaagccTCCCCGCTGATTTTCTGCCTTCTGAGGTAGCTGAGCTGTCTTGGGTGTGAAATAGCCCTCCAAAAGCTTATGAGACCTGGCTGGAAGAGACCCCTGTGTCCCAGGGGAGCGCTGACCCACCTCGAAGGACTGGAAGGTCAATCCCACGTGGTAACCCTCGGACACGGTGATTTTCCAGACGCACACCTTGCTGGGCCGGTAGTCATCGGGGTAGTTGGGGGACTGGATGTGGCCGTTGTCCTTCTTCACGTCCCCCCCGCAGATGGCTGgaagggaggagcagcagcctgagcccccccgggccccccgccgccccctgGGCCCCGCTGCTCCCCCCTACCTTCGTAGACGGCGAAGAAACCTTTGCCCACCCAGTTGCTGGAGCTCCGGAACTCCACCCAGAGGCGGCTGTCGGTGGAGATGATGGGCTCGGGCAGCTTGTTCCCGCAGAACCTGCCTGGGGAGGAAGGCGTGCTGGGCTGCCGTGCTGGaaccctcctcttcctcaccgccacctcctcttcctcactgctacctcctcttcctcactgctacctcctcttcctcactgccacctcctcttcctccctgccacctcctcttcctccctgccacctcctcttGCTCACTGCTACCATCTCTTCCTCACCgccacctcctcttcctcaccgccacctcctcttcctccctgccacctcctcttcctcactgctaCCATCTCTTCCTCACCGctacctcctcttcctccctgccacctcctcttcctcactgctaccatctcttcctccctgccacctcctcttcctcactgccacctcctcttcctcactgccacctcctcttcctcactgccaCCTCCTGTTCCTCACCTCCACCTCCACTTCCTCACCgccacctcctcttcctcaccgctacctcctcttcctcactgctacctcctcttcctcactgctaccatctcttcctcactgctacctcctcttcctcactgccacctcctcttcctcaccgccacctcctcttcctcactgctacctcctcttcctcaccgctacctcctcttcctcactgctaccatctcttcctcactgctacctcctcttcctcactgccacctcctcttcctcaccgccatctcctcttcctcaccgccacctcctcttcctcaccgctacctcctcttcctcaccgccacctcctcttcctcacctccacctcctcttcctcactgctacctcctcttcctcactgccacctcctcttccttgtcctctcttttttctcatCATCATCTCTTCCTTTCTGCAACCTTGTCTAACTCACCATgacttcctcctcctcctcatgacctcctcttcctcactgccaCTTCCTCTTCCTCATTACCATCTCCCCTTCCTCACCACcatctcctcttcctcaccaccatctcctcttcctcaccactgtctcctcttcctcactgccatttcctcttcctcactgccaTCTCCCTTTCCTCACTGCTACCACCTCTTCctcactgccacctcctcttcctcactgctaCCTCTTTTTCCTCACCGCcatctcctcttcctcaccagcatctcctcttcctgctcaccacctcttcctcactgccacctcctcttcctcaccacCTCATCTTCCTCACTGCCATCTCCTCTTCCTTGccctctccttctctttctcatcATCACCTCTTCTAGGCTGTCACTTTTTCTACCTCACCACgacttcctcttcctcctcatgaCCTTCATCATCgccacctcctcttcctcacctccACTTCCTCCTGGTCCCACCGCTGCCCCTTTCCAGCCTAAAGCCAAAGGCTGCTTCTCCCTCCACTcctccccccagtcccctccagCTTTTCTGGCTGTTTCACTTCGGCTGCTGATTCCAGGGGACTTGGGaatcctgggatttggggaacaTCCAGTtcatgggatgggacagggatccTGGAATCTCCCTGGGGAACATCACAGGGATGGGACCAGGACCCTGGCATCTCCTGGGGAACATCCAGCTCCTCGGAGTGGGACCAGGACACTGGGGAACATCACAGGAATGGGACCATGATGCTAGAATCTCCCTGAGGAGCATCACAGGGATGGGACCAGGATCCTGGAATTCCCCTGGGGGacatcccagggatgggattAGGACCCTGGCATCTCCTGGGGAACATCCCAGCgatgggacagggaccctgGAATCTCCTCAGGGAACATCACAGGGACTGGCATCTCCCCGAGGAacatcccagggacaggacagggatcCTAGAATCTCCCTGGGGAacatcccagggatgggacCAGGGATCCTGGAATCTCCCTGGGGAACATCACAGGGATGGGACCAGGGATGCTGGAATCTCCCTGGGGAACATCAcagggatgggactggggaTATTGGAATCTCCCTGGAATCTCCCTGGGGAGCACCACAGGGACTGGAATCTCCCTGGAGAACATCACAGGGATGGGACCAGGACCCTGGAATCTCCCTGGGGAGCACCCAGCTCCTCGGGGTGGGATGGGACACCGGCACTCCCTGGGGACAGATGTGCCAGCCAGCTGGATCATCCAGACTGCTCTCACTGGCGTGGGCTACACTGGGAGCTCTGTTCACCTCAATAACCCCTCTGGGGGGtaattcccccctccccaggagtTTGGAatagcaggcaggcagggagaggggcagagggaatCCCCTGGCCCCGCTGCTGGCCCCGGAGCGGTGCCGGCGGGCAGGAGGAGCGGGCAGGAGGCCCCGGGTTGTTACCTCGCAGCGTGGCCTTTCTCCAGAACCCGTCTCTCACCTCCACGTAGTCGTACCAGCACAGCCGGCTTCGGTACAGGTCCAGGGTGGTGAAATTCAGGATGATCTaagggtgggaaggagcaggaggagcgtGGGGTGAGCTCCCCCCACACCCCATCTGCCGGGAGCCAGGGGAGCCTGGTGAAACCCAGACCcgctctgccctgagcaccccaCCCCACCAGGGGATGCTGGGGcttgggacaccccaaaacaaggcagggaggagggagaggagggctgggagagggcgGGAGCCGTCACCCCAGCAGTCAGTACCTTCTCTCCAGGCGTGACCGAGATCCTCCAGACGCAGTGCATGTGGGCAGAGTATCCATTGGGGAATTCCGGGGAGGAGAAGTtgccctggctgtcctggagtgtctccccacaggctgcagagggagaAAATCGAGGTTCAGACCCCTCAGGGaaccccccagcagcaggaagggcatCACTGCCttcacccccacccccagcgcccttttcccacccaaattcccagccctgaggacCCAATGAAAACCGCATCACCGCCATCCCTAACCCTCCCTGGAGCGGCTCCCGGCTCCGTGGCACCCCTCCAGGGCCGAGGCCGGGGCCAGGAGCGCTGCCGGCCCCCCCGTGCGGTGCCACGCCGCGGGGCCCGGCTGGCCGCCCGCGCTCCGGGCAGGTTTCCGCGGCCGCGGCTGGAGCCGGCCCAGCGCTGCCATCTGGAAGCCACATGAGGCGGCACACCGAGCTCCCGGGGGGCCAAGGCGGCCgcccctctccccaccctcccGCTCGGATGAAAGGTGAAACGGTGCAAAAAGGCCGCTTGAAACCTGGGCTCgctgccttttttccctcctcgCTTTTCAGTGGAAACAAAAGAAGGGGACGCTTGTGATCCGCAGAGGCTTTTTCGGGGGagctcctccttttttttttttttgcttttcctcgCTCCAAACTAATCACTTTTCCTGCTCCCCTGAAGGCGGCACGGCCATGGGGCCCCTCACAAAGGCTTCCCTCTTCCAGGCTGCTAATTAGTTGCTGGAATTAAGCGGGAGCGTGCAGGAGGCAAACTCCTTGCAGATgttgccagcacagccccggaGCACGTGCCTGCTGTCGGGGGACTCGTGCCAGCCACCCCCTCCCCGCGCCTGGGACAATGCCACCGCTCATGGTCGCAGTCCCAGAGCCCTTCGAGGTGACAACAGAGCGCTGGTGATGATCTGCTCCAGCCCCGGGGGGATTTGTGGTCTCTGATGGGATCAGCATGttcccaaacccctctgggtgcaggggtgggatggaggaggCTCTTGGAGCAGGCTTTGCTCCCCAAGGGTGCTTGTGGGGTCAGAGGATGCTCTCCCCACAGGAGATGTTCTGCTCTTGGGGGAATGGTCTTTGGAGGATTTTTCAGGGGGATGCTCTTGGAAGCATCCTTCTTCCCTTGAAGGATTCTTTTGGAGGAATTCTCTCAGAGATGCTCTTtgtaggattttttggggggatgctcttgcaggaggctctggggggAGATGCTCTTTGAAGGATTTTTcaggagattttttggggggatgcTCTTTAGGGGATTCCTTTGGGGGATGCTTTTTGGGAGATGCTCTTTGGGGGATGCTCTGGCAGGCAGTGCTCTTTGAGGAATGCTCTTGGGAGATTTTCTTGGCTGACGCTCTTTGGGGGATTTCTTTGGGAGATTATTTTTGGggatgcttttggaggatgcTCCTTTGAGGGCTGCTCCAAGAAGATGCTCTGGAGAGGATTTCGTGGGGCAACGCTCTGGGGGGATGCTCTTTTCTTGCAGGAGTGGGAAGAGAGGGGAGCTGAGGACACCCTCACACAGTCAGATTCTGCTCACAACCCCCCAAAGTGGATGGAGGAAGCACCTTGAGTGCTCCTTAGGGAATCCCACAGCAGTGAGGACCCAAAAAACACTGGAAACAGGGAATCCCCACAGGATGACGCCGCTTTTGCCAAGATTTGGGGTGAAGCCGAGTGTTTCCTGGGAAATACAACCTGGGGGTGCTCCCCCGGGCTCTCTGTGCCCTCGGGGGGGTGGCACTCACCTGGGCAGCGGTAGAGCTTGCGGGCCTGGGCAATGTCCCCTTTGCTGAGCCGTGTCCTCTGGCCGATGGCGGGACGGACGCCGTTCACGTCGTATTTGGGCAGGATTGTGTCCAGGAAGATGCCCCTGGGGCAGGAAAGGGATGAGCCGGGTGGGAATCGCCAGCCCTGCGGCCTCACCGCTGGGGAAGGATGCTAAAAACAGCTGGGCTAATTAAAGCAGCCTGGCTAATTAAAGCCTGCAGGCCGGTGAGTCAGTGGGGATGTGTCCCCAGTGGAGGTGACCGCGGGGACAGcaattccctgctctgggaagggacCTGAGGGGTTTCATCCTGCCCAGAATGCCAATGGAAACCTTTCTTGGAGGGAATTAACTCTGTCCACAGTTGGTAACCATCCtcaggggttggggacaccgtGCCATTGTCCCCAGGATGTGaggtgacaccaggggacaccccaggcTGTACCTGGAGAAGGTGTTCCTGGCGTAGTGCATGATGCTGTCGAAGTCGTAGGTCTCCCCCAGCGACTCCACCTCCTCAGGCTCCATCTTGAGGAAGTTGTATTCCTGCCCTGAGGAGCACAGGatgggggcactgccagggggaCCCCAGCTTCGGCAGCAgggatgaagaa is part of the Haemorhous mexicanus isolate bHaeMex1 chromosome 30, bHaeMex1.pri, whole genome shotgun sequence genome and encodes:
- the BMP1 gene encoding bone morphogenetic protein 1 isoform X2 codes for the protein MAGLRSCGLLLCLLVARALRFPDYSYVLEEEEEDEEPLDYKDPCKAAAFLGDIALDEEDLQLFQVDRVVDLARHTITRLPSNSSGSNATSPRPGHPRRRRGRQRARSRRAATSRPERVWPDGVIPYVISGNFSGSQRAIFRQAMRHWEKHTCVTFLERNDEDSYIVFTYRPCGCCSYVGRRGGGPQAISIGKNCDKFGIVVHELGHVIGFWHEHTRPDRDDHVSIIRENIQPGQEYNFLKMEPEEVESLGETYDFDSIMHYARNTFSRGIFLDTILPKYDVNGVRPAIGQRTRLSKGDIAQARKLYRCPACGETLQDSQGNFSSPEFPNGYSAHMHCVWRISVTPGEKIILNFTTLDLYRSRLCWYDYVEVRDGFWRKATLRGRFCGNKLPEPIISTDSRLWVEFRSSSNWVGKGFFAVYEAICGGDVKKDNGHIQSPNYPDDYRPSKVCVWKITVSEGYHVGLTFQSFEIERHDSCAYDYLEIRDGSSDSSSLIGRYCGYDKPDDIKSTSNKLWMKFVSDGSINKAGFAVNFFKEMDECSRPNNGGCEQRCVNTLGSYKCACDPGYELASDKRRCEAACGGFLTKLNGSITSPGWPKEYPPNKNCIWQLVAPTQYRISLQFDFFETEGNDVCKYDFVEVRSGLTADSKLHGKFCGAEKPEVITSQYNNMRIEFKSDNTVSKKGFKAHFFSEKKPQLQPPKSRPPGLKFRMQKRPRGPS